Below is a window of Zygotorulaspora mrakii chromosome 3, complete sequence DNA.
CGCTTTTTTCATATGATTAACACGAGCCCGAACAAAAAGATGTTCAACTACTTTAATGGGGACAGATAAGTAGTAATACATAGAGCTTTGGATGAGCCTCGAGCTTCAACTTTATTATTATACTTACAGTTGACTTACTCATAGACGCGATATATTGGCAACTCACACATCAAGATGTCAGATATTCGAAATCGAAAAGAGCTAGAGCCTTTGATACAAATGCCGCTGTCTAGTACGGTGGGACGATCGTCCTCTGATAAAAAAGCTCCTCCAGGTCATATTCCTTCAAATCTACCCAAAAGCAGATCGAAGACTGCTGAGTATGGGTACGGAATCGCAGGAACTCCCAAGGGCCAGGTGCCAGAGAAACAAATGCGAGCGGGCGCACAAAGAACTTCACGGACAGCACAGAAACTAAAATTGTTGCCTGAGGAACCATTTCAAAGGGATAATGGCAGTCAAGAATTGCGTGATAGAGATGTGTATTCACAAGTGGACAGAATAACGGATAAGCCTGCCAGGCGAGATGCTGAAAAGTTAGGCAAAGGGCATAGACATTTACTACCAAGAGCCACGGCATACTGCACCTCTAGTAGTTATCATATGAGAGATTTAATACGCTGGCTAAAAGACTGTAAAAAGTTACATCATACACATCCAAAACTATTTGATGAGTGCCTTTATACACCATTCATGTACAACGATTGGAGAGGTGACAAAAGATTTGAACATGAAGACGTGATCAGATTGGATGATGAAGGCGGTGAAATCAATGTCAGCGATAAGCAGCCAGatttgtttatttttgaatatggGGTTATAGTATTGTGGGGTTTCACAGAAAGAGAGGAGAAGGCATTTCTTAACGATCTTGAGaggtttgaaaaagaaaagctgGCAGTAGAAGATGTTCAAGTTGAACAATTTAACTACTATGTTACTCAAAGTTATCAACCAAGAATTTATAACGATTTCATCACCTTAAGAGACGGATCCAACTATATGATAAAGCTTTCAATATCTCATGCCATTGCTCAGAGTGTTAAAATTTCCCTTTTTGAAGAGTTGGTGGACAATACTATTGAAGACACGCAAGACATTCCTCAAGAAATCGCATCCAGTGGTAAAGTGTCAATGAGTAAAGAAGATATTATGAAAAGTATCGGGGAACTGTTCATCTTGCGAATAAATATTAATTTACATGGATCAGTACTTGATTCTCCTGAAATTATGTGGTCAGAACCACAACTGGAACCAATTTACCATGCTACAAGAGGTTATTTAGAGATAAATCAAAGAGTAGCTTTATTGAATCAGAGACTTGAAGTTATTTCTGATCTGTTACAGATGTTGAAAGAACAATTAGGGCACTCGCATGAGGAATATTTGGAGTATATCGTTATTATATTGGTTGGCGTTGAGCTTTTCATATCTATAATAAATATCGGCGTTGATCTGGTATCTAACaagaaatgagaaaatAACTTAAAAAAACTAATATTATTGTACATTAAACATTTAGTAGTAAAATAAAACTACACATCgtaaaaaaatatgattcCTCTCATATTAATGTATCAATGAAACCTTATACATCCAACCGCGTTAAGCAATAGcctaaaattttttcgtGTCTTCTTCTGAAGCCATTTTTCTTACAGCTCTTGAGAAGCTTTCGTTGTCTTTGCAGACTTTTTTGGTAGAAGGTTTTGATGGATGTTTGGCAGAACACCACCTTGAGCTATGGTAACGTTACCTAATaatttattcaattcatcatcatttctGATCGCCAGTTGCAAATGCCTTGGGATaattcttgttttcttATTATCTCTTGCGGCGTTACCAGCCAATTCTAAAATTTCAGCAGCTAAATATTCCAAAACTGCTGTCAAGTACACAGGAGCACCAGAACCAATTCTCTGAGCATAATTACCTTTTCTCAAAAGCCTATGGACTCTACCAACTGGGAAAGTCAAACCAGCCTTAGCAGATCTCGATTGTGTAGCTTTAGCAGCAGAACCAGCTTTACCACCTTTACCGGAcatttttatatctttATTAATGTAGAAGTTATTGATTTGCTTCAAGTAATTCAAACAAGAATTATGAAGGAGGAAACTACAATGTTAATTGCACGAAAAATAGAACCTTTTCATTCCAAAGAGAGAAATAAGACGTCTGACTTGATTTATATATGCTCGAGCGGTTCATCATGGTACCACATCCTGGTGTTCTGTTTGAAATGCTAAAACTGCTTATTCGAAAGACATACTGTATAAACTGTTCTCAAATTTTCGCGCTTAGCTTTTCTGTGAAAGTTTCAGTCCGAgtccaaaaaaaatctgtgGACCAGTTTTTTCGCAAAAAGTTGCTTCATCCGCACTCAAAAGTGCAGAAGCGCGTGCCAGAAATTTCGCCCTTGTCATTTCGCGTTTTCAGAATGACACGATTCAGAAGTGACAACAGTTGGAGGGCCAAGGTAACAACTATTATATAAAGCGCCACTATTGGATTAGTTGTTATTAAAATTATCAATAACTTTTCGCTCCTGTACCGCTCCAGATCGAAATAACAACAACATGTCCGGTAAAGCTGAGAAAAAACCTGCTTCCAAGGCACCAGCTGAGAAGAAACCAGCTGCTAAGAAAACTGCATCAGCGCCAGATGCTAAAAAGAG
It encodes the following:
- the RMD1 gene encoding Rmd1p (similar to Saccharomyces cerevisiae RMD1 (YDL001W); ancestral locus Anc_3.209), with translation MSDIRNRKELEPLIQMPLSSTVGRSSSDKKAPPGHIPSNLPKSRSKTAEYGYGIAGTPKGQVPEKQMRAGAQRTSRTAQKLKLLPEEPFQRDNGSQELRDRDVYSQVDRITDKPARRDAEKLGKGHRHLLPRATAYCTSSSYHMRDLIRWLKDCKKLHHTHPKLFDECLYTPFMYNDWRGDKRFEHEDVIRLDDEGGEINVSDKQPDLFIFEYGVIVLWGFTEREEKAFLNDLERFEKEKLAVEDVQVEQFNYYVTQSYQPRIYNDFITLRDGSNYMIKLSISHAIAQSVKISLFEELVDNTIEDTQDIPQEIASSGKVSMSKEDIMKSIGELFILRININLHGSVLDSPEIMWSEPQLEPIYHATRGYLEINQRVALLNQRLEVISDLLQMLKEQLGHSHEEYLEYIVIILVGVELFISIINIGVDLVSNKK
- the HTA2 gene encoding histone H2A (similar to Saccharomyces cerevisiae HTA2 (YBL003C); ancestral locus Anc_3.208), which codes for MSGKGGKAGSAAKATQSRSAKAGLTFPVGRVHRLLRKGNYAQRIGSGAPVYLTAVLEYLAAEILELAGNAARDNKKTRIIPRHLQLAIRNDDELNKLLGNVTIAQGGVLPNIHQNLLPKKSAKTTKASQEL